In Qingshengfaniella alkalisoli, a single window of DNA contains:
- a CDS encoding GntR family transcriptional regulator: MAIAKDRDQKGGFVRPSSIAASIHEQIYQRIMSLEIPPGARIPIDGLARELNVSQTPVREALTRLEREGLVRKAHLIGYSASPQLTHKEFDDLYRFRLMLEPESARQACLKLTPDTLARIESAAADMEKGEQPVDRNSRYSRFARADAHFHDEILKVADNKFVRQALNDQHIHLHIFRLMFHSRVTQEALEEHERLLAAFRAGDADGAFQAMHDHIERSRDRLAAAFE; encoded by the coding sequence ATGGCTATAGCGAAGGATCGCGACCAGAAAGGCGGATTCGTGCGGCCTTCGAGTATCGCCGCGAGCATTCACGAACAGATCTACCAGCGAATCATGTCGCTGGAGATCCCGCCCGGCGCGCGCATCCCCATCGACGGTCTGGCGCGGGAGTTGAACGTGTCCCAGACCCCCGTGCGCGAAGCTCTCACTCGGCTCGAGCGTGAGGGCCTTGTGCGGAAGGCGCACTTGATCGGCTATTCCGCCTCGCCGCAGCTTACGCACAAGGAATTCGACGACCTCTACAGGTTCCGGCTGATGCTGGAACCCGAAAGCGCCCGGCAGGCCTGTCTCAAGCTGACGCCCGACACGCTGGCCCGGATCGAAAGCGCGGCGGCCGACATGGAGAAGGGCGAACAGCCGGTGGACCGCAACAGCCGGTATTCCCGGTTTGCACGGGCGGATGCGCATTTCCACGATGAAATCCTGAAGGTCGCGGACAACAAGTTCGTGCGCCAAGCCCTGAACGACCAGCATATCCACCTGCATATCTTCCGGCTGATGTTCCACAGCCGCGTGACCCAGGAGGCGCTGGAGGAACACGAACGCCTGCTGGCCGCCTTCCGCGCGGGCGACGCGGACGGAGCCTTCCAAGCGATGCACGATCATATAGAACGGTCGCGCGACCGGCTTGCGGCGGCTTTCGAATGA
- a CDS encoding Ldh family oxidoreductase, giving the protein MLLSAEGLREIAERALSAQRVAPSHARIQADLLIEAELRGLPSHGLQRLPRLVARLKAGLAHPMTSGSAHWSRHGVLSVDGERGLGPVVVMRAMEQLAAQVPQQGIALAAIRNANHIGMLAYYAEAATARGYIAIVLSTSEALVHPYGGIEAMLGTNPIAIGIPTEADPFILDLATSRVSMGKIHHHALTGNPIPDDWAVDAHGCRTTDPEAAKTGAIAPFGEAKGYGLGLGVELLVAALAGSTFAPEVRGTLDAVDVANKGDVLILVDPASGSGTAAGLAAYLDRLRASRPADPDRPVAVPGDGMRARRARALSTGIDLPDSLHDEIRALARVAEREKETK; this is encoded by the coding sequence TTGCTGTTGTCAGCAGAGGGTTTACGGGAGATCGCGGAGCGCGCGTTGAGTGCGCAGAGGGTTGCGCCCTCCCATGCCCGGATTCAGGCTGATCTTCTGATCGAGGCGGAGCTGCGGGGATTGCCATCTCACGGCCTTCAGCGGCTACCGCGACTCGTCGCGCGGCTGAAAGCCGGGCTCGCGCATCCCATGACCTCGGGCAGCGCGCACTGGTCGCGTCACGGCGTCCTTTCGGTGGATGGCGAGCGCGGCCTTGGCCCGGTCGTAGTGATGCGCGCGATGGAACAACTGGCGGCGCAGGTGCCGCAACAGGGTATCGCGCTGGCCGCGATCCGGAACGCCAATCACATCGGAATGCTCGCCTATTACGCCGAGGCCGCCACCGCGCGCGGATACATCGCCATCGTCCTTTCCACGAGCGAGGCGCTGGTTCACCCTTACGGCGGGATCGAGGCGATGCTGGGCACAAACCCCATCGCCATCGGGATCCCGACAGAGGCAGACCCGTTCATCCTCGATCTCGCGACCAGCCGGGTTTCGATGGGAAAGATCCACCATCACGCCCTTACCGGCAACCCGATCCCCGATGACTGGGCTGTCGACGCGCATGGCTGCCGCACCACCGACCCGGAGGCGGCCAAGACCGGGGCCATTGCGCCTTTCGGCGAGGCCAAGGGATACGGGTTGGGCCTTGGCGTGGAACTGCTGGTTGCCGCGCTTGCAGGATCGACCTTCGCACCCGAGGTTCGCGGCACGCTGGACGCGGTCGACGTGGCCAACAAGGGCGACGTCCTGATACTCGTCGACCCCGCTTCCGGGTCGGGCACGGCTGCCGGACTGGCCGCCTATCTTGACCGGCTGCGTGCTTCGCGGCCTGCCGACCCCGACCGGCCGGTGGCCGTGCCCGGCGACGGGATGCGCGCCCGCCGGGCACGCGCGCTTTCGACGGGCATAGACCTGCCAGACTCCCTGCATGACGAGATCCGCGCCCTTGCAAGGGTAGCGGAACGAGAAAAGGAGACGAAATGA
- a CDS encoding iron-containing alcohol dehydrogenase has protein sequence MTIFGTIRAPRELIFGGGQRAALGTVAAKLGQRALVITDERLAGDRDFLGMVAQLEAAGLSVRIDVSTQPDVPVETAVASAAAARDFDPDLVIGVGGGSCLDMAKCVAVLLTHGGKPQDYYGEFMVPGPVMPVIAVPTTAGTGSEATPVAVLSDSERQLKVGISSPFLIPTASICDPHLTLTCPPSLTAIAGADALTHAIEAFTAIRRDPVPGLAQERVFVGKNATSDHFALTAIGLLWEGLEAACTDGGNAEARAKVMLGATTAGLAFGVAGTAAAHAIQYPVGALTHTAHGAGVACLMPYVMAWNAPRIGPELDQIARVTGLGGGAEVIPAVAALFGRIGIPRTLRDLGLAEDRLDWVAEQSCGIARLVQNNPRPLPSEEMRRLVGAAFHGELAILETN, from the coding sequence ATGACGATATTCGGCACGATCAGGGCCCCGCGAGAACTGATCTTCGGCGGGGGCCAGCGCGCGGCGCTTGGCACGGTCGCCGCGAAACTCGGACAGCGGGCTCTGGTCATCACCGATGAGCGTCTGGCAGGCGACCGGGATTTCCTTGGTATGGTCGCGCAGCTGGAGGCCGCCGGTCTTTCGGTCAGGATCGACGTCTCGACCCAGCCGGACGTGCCGGTCGAGACCGCCGTCGCCAGCGCGGCGGCCGCCCGTGACTTCGACCCCGATCTCGTGATCGGCGTGGGGGGCGGCTCCTGCCTCGACATGGCGAAATGCGTCGCCGTCCTGCTAACCCATGGCGGAAAGCCGCAAGACTATTACGGCGAGTTCATGGTGCCCGGCCCCGTGATGCCCGTGATCGCGGTCCCCACGACCGCCGGCACCGGATCCGAGGCGACGCCCGTCGCGGTCCTGTCGGATTCCGAGCGGCAGTTGAAGGTGGGGATCTCCTCGCCCTTCCTTATTCCTACGGCCTCGATCTGCGACCCCCATCTTACGCTCACCTGCCCGCCCTCGCTGACAGCCATTGCCGGGGCGGACGCGCTGACCCATGCGATCGAGGCCTTCACCGCGATCCGCCGCGATCCCGTGCCGGGTCTGGCGCAGGAAAGGGTCTTTGTCGGGAAGAACGCGACCTCGGACCATTTCGCGCTGACCGCGATCGGGCTGCTCTGGGAGGGGCTGGAAGCGGCCTGCACAGATGGCGGAAACGCCGAGGCGCGCGCGAAGGTCATGCTGGGCGCCACCACGGCTGGGCTTGCCTTCGGCGTGGCGGGGACAGCTGCGGCCCACGCGATCCAGTACCCCGTGGGCGCGCTCACCCACACCGCCCACGGGGCTGGCGTGGCCTGCCTCATGCCCTATGTCATGGCGTGGAATGCGCCCCGGATCGGACCTGAACTCGACCAGATCGCCCGGGTCACGGGGCTGGGCGGTGGCGCCGAGGTCATTCCAGCCGTGGCCGCGCTGTTCGGCCGGATCGGAATTCCGCGAACCCTGCGCGACCTCGGGCTGGCCGAGGACCGTCTGGATTGGGTGGCCGAGCAATCCTGCGGCATCGCACGGCTCGTCCAGAACAACCCGCGCCCGCTGCCGTCCGAAGAGATGCGGCGCCTTGTCGGCGCAGCGTTTCACGGCGAACTGGCAATTCTCGAAACGAACTGA
- a CDS encoding NAD-dependent succinate-semialdehyde dehydrogenase, whose product MTLDNAFIGYADPALHAAGLYIGGKWQPGTGIPVLDPSTGKTLAEVPDAGIDDAMRAVDAAHSAAAGWRRTPSRQRSEILRRWFTLMTEHAEELALLISLENGKALPDARGEVAYAAEFFRWYAEEATRVGGEFRHAPSGAHNILVDHEPIGIAVLITPWNFPAAMATRKIGPALAAGCTVILKPASETPLTAYAMARLGEEAGVPPGVVNVLTTSQPGPVTGAMLADPRVRKLSFTGSTGVGRTLLAEAAKSVVNCSMELGGNAPFVVFDDADLDAALDGAMVAKMRNGGEACTAANRFYVQSGIHDAFVAGLTQRMAALKLGKGYDPETQCGPMITTKAVEKIGRLVDEAKSRGARATTGGEPLPGSGYYYPPTVLENVPTDAALAHEEIFGPVAAVYRFETEEDAIRLANDTEYGLAAYVYSQDIMRAMRVGRSIETGMVGINRGLMSDPAAPFGGAKQSGLGREGGVTGILEFMEPKYFAVEF is encoded by the coding sequence ATGACGCTTGACAACGCTTTCATCGGCTACGCCGACCCTGCCCTCCACGCCGCGGGGCTGTATATCGGCGGCAAGTGGCAGCCCGGAACAGGCATTCCTGTTCTCGACCCCTCGACCGGCAAGACCCTGGCCGAGGTGCCGGATGCCGGAATCGACGACGCGATGCGCGCCGTCGACGCCGCCCATTCCGCCGCGGCCGGATGGCGCCGCACGCCGTCGCGCCAGCGTTCCGAAATCCTGCGCCGCTGGTTCACCCTGATGACCGAGCACGCCGAGGAACTGGCCCTGCTGATCTCGCTGGAGAACGGCAAGGCCTTGCCGGATGCGCGCGGCGAGGTGGCATATGCCGCCGAATTCTTCCGCTGGTATGCCGAAGAGGCGACCCGGGTCGGCGGCGAATTCCGCCATGCCCCCTCGGGCGCGCACAACATCCTCGTGGATCACGAACCGATCGGCATCGCGGTGCTGATCACGCCGTGGAACTTCCCGGCGGCAATGGCCACCCGCAAGATCGGCCCGGCGCTGGCCGCCGGCTGCACGGTGATCCTGAAGCCGGCCTCGGAAACCCCGTTGACCGCCTATGCGATGGCCCGGCTTGGCGAGGAGGCCGGGGTGCCGCCCGGTGTGGTGAACGTGCTGACGACGTCGCAACCCGGGCCCGTGACGGGCGCGATGCTGGCCGACCCGCGGGTGCGCAAGCTGTCCTTCACCGGATCCACGGGCGTGGGACGGACCCTTCTGGCCGAGGCCGCGAAATCGGTGGTGAACTGTTCGATGGAACTGGGCGGCAACGCGCCCTTCGTGGTGTTCGACGACGCGGATCTTGACGCGGCACTGGACGGCGCGATGGTCGCCAAGATGCGCAATGGCGGCGAGGCCTGCACCGCAGCCAACCGGTTCTACGTCCAGTCGGGAATCCATGATGCCTTCGTCGCGGGGCTGACCCAGCGGATGGCGGCACTGAAGCTGGGCAAGGGCTACGATCCCGAAACGCAGTGCGGCCCGATGATCACCACAAAGGCGGTCGAAAAGATCGGCCGGCTGGTCGACGAGGCCAAGTCGCGCGGAGCCCGGGCAACGACCGGGGGCGAACCGCTGCCGGGAAGCGGCTACTACTATCCGCCGACCGTTCTGGAAAACGTCCCGACCGACGCCGCCCTGGCGCATGAGGAAATCTTCGGCCCCGTCGCCGCCGTCTACCGGTTCGAGACCGAGGAGGATGCGATCCGGCTGGCGAACGACACGGAATACGGCCTTGCCGCCTATGTCTATTCGCAGGACATCATGCGGGCGATGCGCGTGGGACGCAGTATCGAGACCGGGATGGTCGGCATCAACCGGGGCCTGATGTCCGACCCGGCCGCCCCCTTCGGCGGCGCCAAGCAAAGCGGCCTCGGGCGCGAGGGCGGCGTGACCGGCATCCTCGAGTTCATGGAGCCCAAATACTTCGCCGTGGAATTCTGA
- a CDS encoding alpha/beta hydrolase, with the protein MAERDLYRNRDFIPDFDTIMAETEARSRALAASSRIERDLGYGPTPRQSFDLVFPPDPVPGAPLHMFIHGGYWRAGSKEAHTLVAAPVIAAGGIAALVGYDLMPDTRLAEIVAQVRAATRHLVRIAPAFGADPARFTVSGHSAGAHLASLLAAEAPGDRTTPDLAPLRAMLLVSGIYDLSGIPDSFLKDEAKMRADEAKDWSPLTARHRPGPSRIITRGQAETAPFQDQAIAFDTMLKTAGQDTELRLEAGANHLTVVFELSDPETPLGRRLARMVTAS; encoded by the coding sequence ATGGCGGAACGTGACCTTTACCGCAACCGAGACTTCATCCCCGATTTCGACACGATCATGGCAGAGACGGAGGCGCGGAGCCGCGCCCTTGCTGCAAGCTCTCGCATCGAACGGGACCTGGGCTACGGACCCACCCCGCGGCAAAGCTTCGACCTCGTCTTTCCGCCGGACCCGGTGCCGGGCGCGCCGCTGCACATGTTCATCCATGGCGGCTACTGGCGCGCGGGTAGCAAGGAGGCGCATACGCTGGTGGCGGCCCCGGTGATCGCGGCGGGGGGCATCGCAGCGCTGGTTGGATACGACCTGATGCCGGACACAAGGCTGGCCGAAATCGTCGCGCAGGTGCGTGCCGCAACACGGCACCTTGTCAGGATCGCGCCCGCCTTCGGCGCGGACCCGGCGCGTTTCACGGTCAGCGGCCATTCCGCCGGCGCGCACCTTGCCTCGCTGCTGGCCGCCGAGGCACCAGGCGACCGCACCACGCCCGACCTGGCGCCGCTTCGGGCGATGCTTCTGGTCAGCGGAATCTACGACCTGTCGGGCATTCCCGACTCGTTCCTGAAGGACGAGGCCAAGATGCGCGCCGACGAGGCGAAGGACTGGTCCCCCCTGACCGCACGGCACCGGCCCGGCCCGTCGCGGATTATCACGCGGGGGCAGGCGGAAACGGCTCCCTTCCAAGATCAGGCAATCGCCTTTGACACCATGCTGAAGACGGCAGGGCAGGACACGGAACTTCGTCTGGAGGCCGGCGCAAACCACCTTACGGTCGTCTTCGAGTTGTCCGATCCGGAGACGCCCCTTGGCCGAAGACTTGCAAGGATGGTTACGGCATCCTGA
- a CDS encoding enolase C-terminal domain-like protein gives MGIAPRNPMGTVAGAAALHFDVATPNFLIQEEAVGIVPRFEEICAAYPLKMQEGAWSVPMAPGLDIEIDEAVATRHPFAPEQIPALDAILPDGQLVRAGTWCDMGTVPVCRIRMP, from the coding sequence ATGGGCATCGCGCCACGCAACCCGATGGGAACGGTGGCAGGCGCCGCGGCGCTGCATTTCGACGTCGCCACACCGAACTTCCTCATCCAGGAGGAAGCCGTCGGCATCGTGCCCCGGTTCGAGGAGATCTGCGCGGCGTATCCCCTGAAGATGCAGGAAGGCGCCTGGTCGGTCCCGATGGCGCCGGGCCTCGACATAGAGATCGACGAGGCGGTGGCGACACGACACCCATTCGCGCCCGAGCAGATCCCGGCGCTCGATGCCATCTTGCCAGATGGCCAACTGGTAAGGGCCGGCACTTGGTGCGACATGGGCACGGTGCCCGTCTGCCGGATCAGGATGCCGTAA
- a CDS encoding AbrB family transcriptional regulator, with translation MSVARGFRQNSSKESATALTVGAAGAAVFAALGLPVPFLTGSAVAVTVAAIMGLSLSLPAGLANSCILFIGIGIGSSVTPDFLQYAMTWPLSFVVLAGTLVIGVFSCRYALVRLFGFDVNFS, from the coding sequence ATGTCAGTGGCTCGTGGCTTTCGTCAAAATTCATCGAAAGAGTCTGCGACCGCGCTGACAGTGGGCGCCGCGGGGGCAGCCGTGTTTGCGGCGTTGGGGTTGCCCGTACCGTTTCTCACCGGTTCGGCTGTTGCAGTGACGGTCGCGGCCATCATGGGACTTTCCCTGTCGTTGCCAGCTGGCCTGGCAAACAGTTGTATTCTTTTTATCGGGATAGGGATTGGCTCTTCGGTAACGCCAGATTTCCTGCAGTACGCTATGACATGGCCATTGAGCTTCGTCGTCTTGGCCGGGACGTTGGTCATCGGCGTGTTCTCGTGTCGCTATGCTCTGGTCCGATTGTTTGGCTTTGATGTCAATTTCTCATGA
- a CDS encoding 4-hydroxythreonine-4-phosphate dehydrogenase PdxA, giving the protein MTPRIGIIPGDPSGIGPELVARLLNSDGVAEAADILLIGDRVIFEQGMAQADMPFALRPVEPSSGWAATKGEGFPWVETHTINADDIRIAGETVTSGQSVLETLNRALDLLKEGVIEALVFAPFNKAAMHLAGLQHPDELHHIGERLGVTDYLSELNTLDGMWTSRVTSHIALKDVADTITEQRLDDAIELADKTLRRSGIKRPRIAVAALNPHAGDGGNFGTEEIDLLQPVVEKHAAKQMAISGPWPSDTVFLKVAAKEIDAVVTMYHDQGQIALKLMGFSRGVTVQGGIPYPITTPAHGTAFDIAGQGKADVGATRAAFDIACDMVRNWT; this is encoded by the coding sequence ATGACCCCACGCATCGGTATCATTCCCGGGGACCCCAGCGGCATCGGGCCGGAACTTGTCGCGCGCCTGCTGAACTCAGACGGCGTTGCAGAGGCCGCCGACATCCTGCTGATTGGTGATCGCGTTATTTTCGAGCAGGGGATGGCCCAGGCAGACATGCCTTTTGCGTTGAGACCGGTCGAACCAAGCTCAGGCTGGGCAGCAACAAAGGGCGAGGGCTTTCCCTGGGTCGAGACCCACACGATCAATGCCGATGACATTCGCATTGCCGGGGAAACGGTAACGTCTGGACAGTCGGTTCTGGAAACGCTCAACAGGGCGCTCGATCTGCTGAAAGAAGGGGTGATCGAAGCGCTGGTTTTTGCGCCATTCAACAAAGCGGCGATGCATTTGGCAGGATTGCAGCATCCGGACGAATTGCACCATATCGGCGAACGTCTCGGCGTGACGGACTACCTGTCAGAGCTGAACACGCTAGACGGTATGTGGACAAGCCGGGTCACGAGCCATATCGCGCTGAAAGATGTTGCCGATACGATCACCGAACAGCGTTTGGACGACGCAATTGAGCTAGCCGACAAGACACTGCGACGCTCTGGCATCAAGCGTCCGCGGATCGCCGTTGCAGCCTTGAACCCCCATGCGGGCGACGGCGGCAACTTCGGCACAGAGGAAATCGATCTTTTGCAGCCGGTGGTCGAGAAACACGCGGCGAAGCAGATGGCAATTAGCGGTCCGTGGCCATCGGACACCGTCTTTCTGAAGGTTGCAGCGAAAGAGATCGACGCGGTCGTTACGATGTACCATGATCAGGGGCAGATCGCCCTGAAATTGATGGGCTTTTCCCGTGGAGTAACAGTTCAGGGCGGAATACCCTATCCGATCACGACGCCTGCGCACGGAACGGCGTTTGATATCGCGGGGCAGGGAAAGGCGGATGTGGGTGCGACAAGAGCCGCTTTTGACATCGCCTGCGACATGGTTAGAAACTGGACGTGA
- a CDS encoding GntR family transcriptional regulator — MTFSAGPQDKLAELAPIGARKSLAEEAADQLRDFILLERLAPGEPIRERDLADALGISRTPLREALRLLEIEGLVEYSPTRRPFVADPDLDTLAQNLSVLGALEGLAGEQACANATDAQIREIGSICRQMIERSDLDDPLTFFRRDMAFHETIVTASGNRPLAETQRQYNARLWRARFISSQRQPDRPRTLYQHEEVFKALERRDARACRQALRTHLSTTVENIAKTRSEQEHEAQKK, encoded by the coding sequence ATGACTTTTTCCGCCGGACCTCAGGACAAATTGGCAGAGCTCGCACCAATCGGGGCACGCAAATCCTTGGCCGAGGAAGCGGCGGATCAGTTGCGTGATTTCATACTTCTCGAGCGGTTGGCTCCTGGCGAACCCATTCGCGAGCGTGACTTGGCGGATGCGCTTGGAATCAGCCGAACGCCTTTGCGCGAGGCGCTGCGGCTCCTCGAGATCGAGGGGCTGGTGGAGTACTCGCCCACCCGCCGGCCCTTCGTGGCCGACCCCGATCTCGACACGCTGGCCCAGAACCTGTCGGTGCTGGGCGCCCTTGAGGGACTCGCCGGCGAACAGGCCTGTGCCAACGCGACGGACGCGCAGATCAGGGAAATCGGCAGCATCTGTCGACAGATGATTGAACGTTCCGACCTTGATGATCCGCTCACCTTCTTTCGCCGTGATATGGCGTTTCACGAAACGATCGTCACTGCCAGCGGCAACCGGCCCCTGGCCGAGACCCAACGGCAATACAACGCGCGCCTGTGGCGGGCGCGCTTCATATCTTCCCAAAGACAACCGGATCGACCGCGCACGCTGTACCAGCATGAAGAAGTCTTCAAGGCGTTGGAACGTCGCGACGCGCGGGCCTGTCGTCAGGCGCTTCGCACGCATCTGTCCACGACGGTCGAAAACATCGCCAAGACACGATCCGAACAGGAACACGAGGCACAGAAAAAATGA
- a CDS encoding dihydrodipicolinate synthase family protein encodes MSVQGQLTGAWPVAPTPFHDDGALDMDGMRRVLDCIIDQGVDGVCILANFSEQFLITDEEREALTRLSLDHVAGRIPVIVTISHYATPIAVARARLARDLGAVAVMMMPPYHGALLKGTAEQTYAQFAAVGEVGIPIMIQDAPLSGVDLPVPLLVRMAREIEMVQHFKIECPQAAVKLRALIAEGGGAIVSPLDGEEGITMLPDLDAGATGTMCSAMISEHIAEVVAAHRGGDRDKAVALYTRILPAINHENRLCGFRAAKAAMVEGKVFASDFCRHPVPPLASELRAELLGHLRPLDPISMKWGH; translated from the coding sequence ATGAGCGTGCAAGGGCAACTGACAGGGGCCTGGCCCGTGGCGCCGACCCCGTTTCACGACGACGGCGCACTGGACATGGACGGCATGCGCCGGGTGCTGGACTGCATCATCGACCAGGGGGTAGACGGGGTCTGCATCCTGGCCAATTTCTCGGAACAGTTCCTGATCACGGACGAGGAACGCGAGGCGCTGACCCGGCTGTCGCTGGACCATGTCGCGGGCCGGATCCCGGTGATCGTGACGATCTCGCATTACGCCACGCCCATCGCGGTGGCGCGGGCGAGGCTGGCCAGGGACCTGGGTGCCGTGGCGGTGATGATGATGCCGCCCTATCACGGCGCGCTGCTGAAGGGGACGGCCGAACAGACCTATGCGCAATTCGCCGCCGTGGGCGAGGTCGGCATCCCGATCATGATCCAGGACGCGCCCTTGTCGGGCGTCGATCTGCCCGTGCCCCTGCTGGTCCGCATGGCGCGCGAAATCGAGATGGTGCAGCATTTCAAGATCGAGTGCCCGCAGGCGGCGGTGAAGCTGCGCGCGCTGATCGCGGAAGGGGGCGGGGCCATCGTCAGCCCGCTGGACGGCGAGGAAGGCATCACCATGCTGCCCGACCTGGATGCGGGCGCGACCGGCACGATGTGTTCGGCGATGATTTCCGAACATATCGCTGAGGTGGTCGCGGCCCATCGCGGCGGCGACCGGGACAAGGCCGTGGCGCTTTACACCCGCATCCTGCCCGCCATCAATCACGAGAACCGGCTGTGCGGGTTCCGGGCGGCGAAGGCGGCGATGGTCGAGGGCAAGGTATTCGCCTCTGATTTCTGCCGCCATCCGGTGCCCCCGCTTGCGTCCGAGCTGCGCGCGGAACTGCTTGGACATCTGCGTCCATTGGATCCGATTTCGATGAAGTGGGGACACTGA
- a CDS encoding L-rhamnonate dehydratase, which yields MTRIKSVRTRVWNWTGPTVPPAGNFCTNASDVIHRGGDAMGSFRFHQWLTCEIETEDGTIGIGNAALAPTVVKKAIDDWFAPLVIGEDPFDYAYIWEKMYRRSHAWGRKGIGMTAISAIDIAIWDLMGKLAGKPVFKLLGGRTKEKIPVYYSKLYSGPVESMQAEAEEAKKHGYTGYKMRFGWGPKEGMAGLRENLKRVEAVREVIGYDADLMLECYMGWNLDYAKRTLPKLAKYEPRWLEEPVIADDVAGYAELNAMNIVPISGGEHEFSVIGCKDLIEKKAVSVLQYDTNRVGGITAAQKINAIAEAFQVPVIPHAGQMHNYHLTMANTNCMISEYFPVFDVEVGNELFYYIFEGDPEAKNGFLQLDDDLPGLGIVITDKHLQHFEIEE from the coding sequence GTGACAAGGATCAAATCCGTCCGCACCCGTGTCTGGAACTGGACCGGCCCGACCGTCCCCCCTGCGGGCAACTTCTGCACCAATGCCTCGGACGTGATCCATCGCGGCGGCGACGCCATGGGCAGCTTCCGCTTTCACCAGTGGCTGACCTGCGAGATCGAGACCGAGGACGGCACCATCGGCATCGGCAACGCCGCGCTGGCCCCGACCGTGGTCAAGAAGGCCATCGACGACTGGTTCGCGCCCCTCGTGATCGGCGAGGATCCGTTCGACTACGCCTATATCTGGGAAAAGATGTACCGGCGCAGCCATGCCTGGGGCCGCAAGGGCATCGGCATGACGGCGATCTCGGCCATCGACATCGCGATCTGGGACCTGATGGGCAAGCTGGCCGGCAAGCCGGTGTTCAAGCTTCTGGGCGGGCGCACCAAGGAAAAGATCCCGGTCTATTATTCCAAGCTTTATTCCGGCCCGGTCGAGTCCATGCAGGCCGAGGCGGAAGAGGCGAAGAAGCACGGCTATACCGGCTACAAGATGCGCTTCGGCTGGGGTCCGAAGGAGGGCATGGCAGGGCTGCGCGAGAACCTAAAACGGGTCGAAGCCGTGCGAGAGGTCATCGGCTACGATGCCGACCTGATGCTGGAATGCTACATGGGCTGGAACCTCGACTATGCGAAACGCACGCTGCCCAAGCTGGCCAAGTATGAACCGCGCTGGCTGGAGGAACCGGTGATCGCCGATGACGTGGCGGGCTATGCGGAACTGAACGCAATGAACATCGTCCCAATCTCGGGTGGCGAGCACGAATTTTCCGTAATCGGCTGCAAGGATCTGATCGAGAAGAAGGCCGTTTCCGTCCTGCAATACGACACCAACCGGGTCGGCGGCATCACCGCGGCGCAAAAGATCAACGCAATCGCCGAGGCCTTCCAGGTGCCGGTGATCCCCCATGCCGGGCAGATGCACAACTATCACCTGACCATGGCCAACACGAATTGCATGATCTCGGAATATTTCCCGGTCTTTGATGTCGAGGTCGGCAACGAGCTGTTCTACTATATCTTCGAGGGCGATCCCGAGGCCAAGAACGGGTTCCTTCAGCTTGACGACGATCTGCCCGGTCTGGGAATTGTCATCACCGACAAGCATCTGCAGCATTTCGAGATCGAGGAATGA